A genome region from Desulfovibrio legallii includes the following:
- a CDS encoding NADH-quinone oxidoreductase subunit H, giving the protein MLSILGALGGLLLSPLAGGLLTGVDRRLTARMQSRVGPPLLQPFYDILKLVGKEAKVTNAWLVFCAYITLIASALALFIFFMGGDLLLLFFVLSVGAVFQVVGAICVPSPYSNVGAQRELLLMLAYEPILILVFVGFAMCTGSFSLADVFSLKEPLLLKMPLLFLALGYALTIKLRKSPFDIAASHHGHQELVRGVQTEYSGPFLAVIEVAHWLDLVLILGLCAMFWHTSVVGMAILVAASLFTEIVIDNITARLTWQWMVQKKSLLLGMGLALVNLLWLYVA; this is encoded by the coding sequence ATGCTTTCCATCCTCGGCGCTCTCGGCGGCCTGCTTTTGTCGCCCCTGGCGGGCGGATTGCTTACCGGTGTGGACAGACGCCTCACGGCGCGCATGCAGTCGCGCGTGGGGCCGCCCCTGTTGCAGCCCTTCTACGACATCCTCAAACTTGTGGGCAAGGAGGCCAAGGTCACCAACGCCTGGCTGGTCTTCTGCGCCTACATCACGCTCATTGCCTCGGCGCTGGCCCTGTTCATCTTCTTTATGGGCGGCGACCTGCTGCTGCTTTTCTTCGTGCTTTCGGTGGGCGCGGTCTTTCAGGTGGTAGGTGCCATCTGCGTGCCCTCGCCCTACAGCAACGTGGGCGCGCAGCGCGAGCTGCTGCTTATGCTGGCCTATGAGCCCATCCTCATCCTGGTCTTTGTGGGCTTTGCCATGTGCACGGGCTCCTTCTCCCTGGCGGACGTTTTCAGCCTCAAGGAACCCCTGCTGCTCAAGATGCCCCTGCTCTTCCTGGCCCTGGGCTACGCCCTGACCATCAAGCTGCGCAAATCGCCCTTCGACATCGCGGCCAGCCACCACGGCCATCAGGAGCTGGTGCGCGGCGTGCAGACTGAATACTCCGGGCCCTTCCTGGCGGTCATTGAGGTGGCCCACTGGCTGGACCTGGTGCTCATCCTGGGGCTGTGCGCCATGTTCTGGCACACCAGCGTGGTGGGCATGGCCATTCTGGTGGCCGCATCCCTGTTTACGGAAATCGTCATCGACAACATCACGGCCCGGCTTACCTGGCAGTGGATGGTGCAGAAAAAGTCCCTGCTGCTGGGCATGGGGCTGGCCCTGGTAAACCTTTTGTGGCTGTACGTTGCGTAA
- a CDS encoding NADH-quinone oxidoreductase subunit B family protein produces the protein MGFVDKMIKRSRLKSPWIVHFDCGSCNGCDIEVLACLTPLYDVERFGVVNTGNPKHADVLLVTGTVNHRNRHVLQQIYEQMPEPKAVVSIGACNLSGGVFKDTYNVLNGAHTVIPVDVFVPGCPPKPEAIIDGVVQALGVLQAKMGMGPTPEPTRMPGDEDNAPPAPAEAAAPKAEDQPLQNAG, from the coding sequence ATGGGATTTGTCGATAAAATGATCAAGCGGAGCCGGCTTAAGTCTCCGTGGATCGTGCATTTTGACTGCGGTTCCTGCAACGGCTGCGATATTGAGGTTCTGGCCTGCCTCACGCCGCTCTACGATGTGGAGCGCTTCGGCGTGGTCAACACCGGCAACCCCAAGCACGCGGACGTGCTGCTGGTCACCGGCACGGTGAACCACCGTAACCGCCATGTGCTGCAGCAGATCTACGAGCAGATGCCCGAACCCAAGGCCGTGGTCTCCATCGGCGCGTGCAACCTTTCGGGCGGCGTGTTTAAGGATACGTACAACGTGCTCAACGGCGCGCACACCGTCATCCCCGTGGACGTCTTTGTGCCCGGCTGCCCGCCCAAGCCCGAAGCCATTATCGACGGCGTGGTGCAGGCCCTGGGCGTGCTCCAGGCCAAAATGGGCATGGGCCCCACCCCGGAGCCCACCCGCATGCCCGGCGATGAGGATAATGCCCCGCCCGCGCCCGCGGAAGCGGCCGCCCCCAAGGCCGAAGACCAGCCACTGCAAAACGCGGGCTAA
- a CDS encoding NADH-quinone oxidoreductase subunit C has translation MLFEAKEVTPETLLSEVQQLANKKYRFVTMSQTVVDENTLRLYYHFDENLTMTDLRHNAELCVWEPEDAKGMVHLRMDVNKDAPIPSITPVYFCAVLIENETQDQFGVRFAGLPLDYQGGMYLEGEVTHAPYFTMTTVRRAPGAKAGAADAAPKGEQA, from the coding sequence ATGCTTTTTGAAGCCAAGGAAGTTACGCCGGAAACGCTGCTCAGCGAAGTGCAGCAACTGGCCAACAAAAAATACCGTTTCGTGACTATGTCGCAGACCGTGGTGGACGAAAACACCCTGCGGCTCTACTACCACTTTGACGAAAACCTTACCATGACCGACCTGCGCCACAACGCCGAGCTGTGCGTGTGGGAGCCGGAGGACGCCAAAGGCATGGTCCATCTGCGCATGGACGTGAACAAGGACGCCCCCATCCCCAGCATCACGCCCGTCTACTTTTGCGCCGTGCTCATTGAAAACGAAACCCAGGACCAGTTTGGCGTGCGTTTTGCGGGCCTGCCCCTGGACTACCAGGGCGGCATGTATCTGGAAGGCGAGGTGACCCACGCCCCCTACTTCACCATGACCACCGTGCGGCGCGCCCCTGGGGCCAAGGCCGGAGCCGCCGACGCGGCCCCCAAAGGAGAGCAGGCATGA
- a CDS encoding hydrogenase large subunit, with translation MSNRTTVIPFGPQHPVLPEPLHIKFVVEDETVVGAVPQLGFVHRGLESLVRVKDYNQMVFVVERICGICSCIHANCYCNAIEDLMGITAPPRAQFLRVVWSELHRIHSHLLWLGLFADSFGFESVFQQFWRIREHVMDICEATAGNRVILSVNVVGGVRRDLNPDQIRWMLGRLDELETGMRELTRTMLDDYTVQERTRGIGYLSKEDARLLGAAGPTLRGSGWEIDERMHGYAAYKDLNFIPVVEPDGDCYARAKVRFFEVLHAIELIREALNRLPESELTVKTPGNPDGESVFRVEQPRGELFYYIRANGTKNLERMRVRTPTFANIPALLHMLPGCKLPDVPVIVLSIDPCISCTER, from the coding sequence ATGAGCAACCGCACCACCGTCATCCCCTTCGGGCCGCAGCACCCGGTGCTGCCCGAGCCGCTGCACATCAAGTTTGTGGTGGAAGACGAAACCGTGGTGGGGGCCGTGCCCCAGCTCGGCTTTGTGCACCGCGGGCTGGAAAGCCTGGTGCGCGTCAAGGACTACAACCAGATGGTCTTTGTGGTGGAGCGCATCTGCGGCATCTGTTCCTGCATCCACGCCAACTGCTACTGCAACGCCATTGAGGACCTCATGGGCATCACGGCCCCGCCCCGCGCGCAGTTCTTGCGGGTGGTCTGGTCCGAGCTGCACCGCATCCACTCCCACCTGCTCTGGCTCGGGCTGTTTGCGGATTCCTTTGGTTTTGAGAGCGTCTTCCAGCAGTTCTGGCGCATCCGCGAGCACGTCATGGACATCTGTGAAGCCACGGCGGGCAACCGCGTCATCCTTTCAGTCAACGTGGTGGGCGGCGTGCGCCGCGACCTCAACCCGGACCAGATCCGCTGGATGCTCGGCCGCCTGGACGAGCTGGAAACCGGCATGCGCGAGCTGACCCGCACCATGCTGGACGACTACACCGTGCAGGAGCGCACCCGCGGCATCGGCTACCTGAGCAAGGAAGACGCCCGCCTGCTGGGCGCGGCCGGCCCCACCCTGCGCGGCAGCGGCTGGGAAATCGACGAGCGCATGCACGGCTACGCCGCCTACAAAGACCTGAACTTCATCCCCGTGGTGGAGCCGGACGGCGACTGTTACGCCCGCGCCAAGGTGCGCTTCTTTGAGGTGCTGCACGCCATTGAGCTCATCCGCGAGGCCCTGAACCGCCTGCCGGAAAGCGAGCTTACGGTCAAAACGCCCGGCAACCCCGATGGCGAATCCGTCTTCCGCGTGGAGCAGCCCCGCGGCGAGCTCTTCTACTACATCCGGGCCAACGGCACCAAAAACCTGGAGCGCATGCGCGTGCGTACGCCCACTTTCGCCAATATTCCTGCCCTGCTGCACATGCTGCCGGGCTGCAAACTGCCCGACGTGCCGGTGATCGTGCTGAGCATCGACCCGTGCATTTCCTGCACCGAGAGGTAG
- a CDS encoding 4Fe-4S binding protein: MYMLPNVLRNLSAKPATRLYPLEEREPFANYRGVITNAVERCIFCSTCARVCPTGAIVVDAKGGKWNYDPFLCVYCSACVEKCPTKCLLQEPIHRKPSVSKFVVHRAGTPRVKKAKPAPAKAEGK; the protein is encoded by the coding sequence ATGTATATGCTTCCCAACGTGTTGCGCAATCTGTCCGCCAAGCCGGCCACCAGGCTTTACCCCCTGGAGGAGCGCGAACCCTTCGCCAATTACCGGGGCGTCATCACCAACGCGGTGGAGCGCTGCATCTTTTGCAGCACCTGCGCCCGCGTCTGCCCCACCGGGGCCATTGTGGTGGACGCCAAAGGCGGCAAATGGAACTATGATCCCTTCCTCTGCGTCTATTGCTCCGCCTGCGTGGAAAAATGCCCCACCAAATGCCTGCTGCAGGAGCCCATCCACCGCAAGCCTTCGGTGAGCAAGTTCGTGGTCCACAGGGCGGGCACGCCGCGCGTCAAGAAGGCCAAGCCTGCCCCCGCCAAAGCTGAAGGAAAGTAA
- the rplQ gene encoding 50S ribosomal protein L17, whose protein sequence is MRHSNSGRKLSRTPAHRKALLHNLAKALLLHGKIRTTEMKAKELRRVVEPLITLAKRNDLHSRRLAYRTLNDHALVKRLFDEIGPLFAGVPGGYTRVLKLAMPRKGDNAPMAIIELTRSLEAAPAKEAAPAVAAPAKEAAPAATESDK, encoded by the coding sequence ATGAGGCATAGCAATTCCGGAAGGAAACTTTCGCGCACGCCTGCGCACCGCAAGGCCCTGTTGCACAATCTCGCCAAGGCGCTGCTGCTCCACGGCAAAATCCGCACTACGGAAATGAAGGCCAAGGAACTGCGCCGGGTGGTGGAGCCCCTGATTACCCTTGCCAAGCGCAACGACCTGCACTCCCGTCGGCTGGCCTATCGGACGCTCAACGACCATGCCCTGGTCAAGCGGCTGTTCGACGAGATCGGCCCCCTGTTCGCCGGGGTGCCCGGCGGCTATACCCGCGTGCTCAAGCTGGCCATGCCCCGCAAGGGCGATAATGCCCCCATGGCTATCATTGAGCTTACGCGCAGCCTTGAGGCCGCTCCGGCCAAGGAAGCGGCCCCTGCCGTCGCTGCTCCCGCCAAGGAAGCCGCCCCGGCAGCGACTGAAAGCGACAAATAA
- a CDS encoding DNA-directed RNA polymerase subunit alpha yields the protein MLIKQGERLINARNWSELVKPDQIVREEETASATHGKFICEPLERGYGTTIGNALRRVLLSSLQGSAFVSVKIAGVQHEFTTIHGVLEDVTDVILNIKQVRLRMDTEEPQRLTLRASSRGPVLAGQIETNQHVSVLNPDLHLATLTEDVDLEMEFEVRMGKGYVPADMHEGLDDEIGLIRLDSSFSPVRKVAYTVEQARVGQMTNYDRLLLEVWTDGSLTPEDAIAYSAKIIKDQISVFINFDERVSGDMRDGSGDSGELNEHLFKSIDDLELSVRATNCLRSANIALVGELVQRTEAEMLKTKNFGRKSLDEIKSVLLDMGLDFGMKVDNFDKKYQEWKRKLQNEA from the coding sequence ATGCTTATAAAACAGGGCGAACGCCTTATCAACGCGCGAAACTGGTCCGAGCTGGTCAAGCCGGATCAGATCGTGCGCGAAGAAGAAACCGCCAGCGCCACCCACGGCAAGTTCATCTGCGAACCCCTGGAGCGGGGCTACGGTACCACCATCGGCAATGCCTTGCGGCGTGTGCTGCTCTCCTCCTTGCAGGGGTCGGCCTTTGTTTCCGTGAAGATTGCCGGGGTGCAGCACGAGTTCACCACCATCCACGGGGTGCTGGAGGACGTTACCGACGTCATCCTCAATATCAAGCAGGTGCGCCTGCGCATGGATACGGAGGAACCCCAGCGCCTGACCTTGCGGGCCTCCTCCCGCGGGCCGGTCCTGGCCGGGCAGATTGAGACCAACCAGCACGTCAGCGTGCTCAATCCTGATCTGCACCTCGCCACCCTCACTGAGGACGTGGACCTGGAAATGGAGTTTGAGGTCCGCATGGGCAAGGGCTATGTGCCCGCCGACATGCACGAGGGCCTGGACGACGAGATCGGCCTGATCCGTCTGGACTCCAGCTTCTCGCCGGTGCGCAAGGTGGCTTATACGGTGGAACAGGCCCGCGTGGGCCAGATGACCAACTATGACCGCCTGTTGTTGGAAGTGTGGACCGACGGCTCCCTGACGCCTGAGGACGCCATTGCCTACAGCGCCAAGATTATCAAGGACCAGATCTCCGTATTCATCAATTTTGATGAGCGGGTTTCCGGCGACATGCGCGACGGCAGCGGCGACAGCGGCGAGCTCAACGAGCATCTCTTCAAGAGCATTGACGACCTGGAGCTTTCCGTGCGGGCTACCAACTGCCTGCGCAGCGCCAACATTGCCCTGGTGGGCGAGCTGGTGCAGCGGACTGAGGCCGAAATGCTCAAGACCAAAAACTTCGGCCGCAAATCGCTGGACGAAATCAAGAGCGTGCTGCTGGATATGGGCCTCGACTTCGGCATGAAGGTCGACAACTTCGACAAGAAATATCAGGAATGGAAAAGGAAGCTGCAAAATGAGGCATAG
- the rpsD gene encoding 30S ribosomal protein S4, which produces MAKYTEAKCRMCRREGCKLFLKGDRCFTDKCAYDRRPYAPGQHGRARKKVSEYAVQLREKQKTRRAYGMLERQFHTYFEKAEMQKGVTGTNLLVMLERRLDNVVYRLGFANSRNQARQLVRHGIFTLNGRKVNIPSLQVRVGDSIEIPEKNRKIPVLAEAQEAIARRGCPPWLEADGAAFKGTVKALPQRDEIQFPVNEQLIVELYSK; this is translated from the coding sequence ATGGCCAAATATACCGAAGCCAAGTGCCGCATGTGCCGCCGCGAGGGCTGCAAGCTCTTTCTGAAGGGCGACCGTTGCTTTACCGACAAATGCGCCTATGACCGTCGCCCCTATGCCCCCGGCCAGCACGGCCGCGCCCGCAAGAAGGTGAGCGAATACGCGGTGCAGCTGCGCGAGAAGCAAAAGACCAGGCGCGCCTATGGCATGCTGGAGCGTCAGTTCCACACCTATTTTGAAAAGGCTGAAATGCAGAAGGGCGTTACCGGCACCAACCTGCTGGTAATGCTGGAGCGCCGCCTGGACAACGTGGTCTACCGCCTGGGCTTTGCCAACTCGCGCAACCAGGCGCGTCAGCTGGTGCGCCACGGCATTTTTACCCTCAACGGGCGCAAGGTGAACATCCCCTCCCTGCAGGTGCGGGTGGGCGACTCCATTGAGATTCCCGAAAAGAACCGCAAGATTCCCGTCCTGGCCGAAGCCCAGGAGGCCATCGCCCGCCGCGGTTGCCCGCCCTGGCTGGAAGCGGACGGCGCCGCCTTCAAGGGTACGGTCAAGGCTCTGCCGCAGCGCGACGAAATCCAGTTCCCCGTCAACGAGCAGCTGATCGTCGAACTTTACTCGAAATAA
- the rpsK gene encoding 30S ribosomal protein S11, which yields MARPKKAVKKKEKKNVPVGIAHIQASFNNTIITFTDTRGNAVSWASSGQSGFKGSRKSTPFAAQVAAETAARKAQDNGMRTVGIYVKGPGSGREAAMRAISSVGFKVAFIRDVTPIPHNGCRPPKRRRV from the coding sequence ATGGCCAGACCCAAAAAAGCGGTCAAAAAGAAGGAAAAGAAGAACGTGCCGGTGGGCATTGCGCACATTCAGGCTTCGTTCAACAATACCATCATCACGTTTACGGACACGCGCGGCAACGCCGTTTCTTGGGCCTCTTCGGGCCAGAGCGGCTTTAAGGGCTCCCGCAAATCCACGCCTTTTGCCGCCCAGGTGGCGGCGGAAACGGCGGCCCGCAAGGCGCAGGACAACGGCATGCGCACCGTGGGCATTTATGTGAAGGGCCCTGGCTCCGGTCGCGAGGCCGCCATGCGCGCCATTTCGTCCGTGGGCTTCAAGGTGGCCTTTATCCGTGACGTTACGCCCATTCCGCACAACGGCTGCCGGCCGCCCAAGCGCCGCCGCGTCTAG
- the rpsM gene encoding 30S ribosomal protein S13, with protein sequence MARIAGVDLPRGKRVDIALTYIYGIGRTTALKILDTTGVNWERNIDDLSADEVNEIRKELEQHYKVEGDLRRDISSNIKRLMDIGCYRGLRHRRGLPSRGQRTHTNARTRKGPRRGAVGKKK encoded by the coding sequence GTGGCGAGAATAGCAGGTGTTGATTTGCCGCGCGGCAAACGGGTGGACATTGCGCTCACCTATATCTATGGCATCGGCCGCACCACGGCCCTGAAAATTCTGGACACCACCGGCGTCAACTGGGAGCGGAACATTGACGACCTCTCCGCCGACGAGGTGAACGAAATCCGTAAAGAGCTGGAGCAGCATTACAAGGTGGAGGGCGACCTGCGCCGCGATATCTCCAGCAACATCAAACGCCTGATGGACATCGGCTGCTACCGCGGCCTGCGCCATCGGCGCGGCCTGCCCAGTCGCGGGCAGCGCACCCACACCAACGCGCGCACCCGCAAGGGCCCCCGCCGCGGCGCTGTGGGCAAAAAGAAGTAA
- the rpmJ gene encoding 50S ribosomal protein L36, translating to MKVRPSVKKICPKCKVIRRKGVLRVICENPRHKQRQG from the coding sequence ATGAAAGTAAGACCTTCCGTCAAGAAAATATGCCCCAAGTGTAAGGTGATCCGGCGCAAGGGAGTGCTTCGAGTTATCTGCGAAAACCCCCGGCACAAGCAGCGCCAGGGCTAG
- the map gene encoding type I methionyl aminopeptidase, giving the protein MKKYHGAFIKNEREVACLREANRMVANILDALGAMVAPGVPTMRLEELARDMCADYKVKPAFLGYCGYPFALCCSVNEQVVHGFPSETRVLQEGDIVSADMGVVFEDFVGDAARTFPVGPVSEPVRKLLKVTEESLYVGIEQARAGNDVYSIGAAVQDYVEAAGFNVVRRFVGHGVGSRMHEKPEVPNFRPGMKGLTLQNGMVIAIEPMVTMGTYEVDILDDQWTAVTRDGQWAAHFEHSVAITPAGPRILSVSDKGLNRHTIV; this is encoded by the coding sequence ATGAAGAAGTATCACGGCGCATTTATTAAGAATGAACGGGAAGTGGCCTGCCTGCGGGAAGCCAACCGCATGGTGGCCAACATTCTGGACGCCCTGGGCGCCATGGTTGCGCCCGGCGTGCCCACCATGCGCCTGGAAGAGCTGGCGCGCGACATGTGCGCCGATTACAAGGTGAAGCCCGCCTTTCTGGGCTACTGCGGCTATCCCTTTGCCCTCTGCTGCTCGGTCAACGAGCAGGTGGTGCACGGCTTTCCTTCTGAAACGCGCGTGCTGCAGGAAGGGGACATTGTGAGCGCCGACATGGGCGTGGTGTTTGAGGACTTTGTGGGCGACGCGGCGCGCACCTTCCCTGTGGGCCCGGTGAGCGAACCCGTGCGCAAGCTGCTCAAGGTCACGGAAGAAAGCCTCTATGTGGGCATTGAGCAGGCCAGGGCCGGCAACGACGTGTACAGCATCGGCGCGGCCGTGCAGGATTATGTGGAGGCCGCGGGCTTCAATGTGGTGCGCCGCTTTGTGGGCCACGGCGTAGGTTCGCGCATGCACGAAAAGCCCGAGGTGCCCAACTTCCGCCCCGGCATGAAGGGCCTGACCCTGCAGAACGGCATGGTCATCGCCATTGAGCCCATGGTAACCATGGGCACCTATGAAGTGGACATTCTGGACGACCAGTGGACGGCCGTAACCCGGGACGGCCAGTGGGCGGCCCATTTTGAACACAGTGTGGCCATCACCCCGGCCGGACCGCGCATCCTCAGCGTTTCGGACAAGGGGCTGAACCGGCACACCATTGTTTGA